The genomic stretch GTACATATGGCTTACTAATCcatcaaaaaaattctattagTGGGCCACGACTTGGGTTTACCATAGCTTAAAAACATGCTGATCAGATGACTTAAAACTTCGTTGGATGTTATGGAATTAAGAACCTACCAGAGTCCTTTTAAATCAATTAGTTTCTGTTTGGGGTTGATATTTGAAGACTACATATCCAGAGCCCCCCCCCCNNNNNNNNNNNNNNNNNNNNCCACCCTCCCTTTCCTGATGACAATTTGTGTCATGGCCTCATGGGTGGTTtgccaataataataataataataataataataataataataaaaaaaaaaaggaaaaaacacatGTTGCTTTGGTAGGAGTTAATATTTCAACACAGATTTGTATATTGATGGAACTTCTTACCTCAGATTGTGAGTGGAAGGCTCAAGCAGGCAATATCTGTGTTGCTTCATTTGATTGGACCTGCAGTGGGATTTGCAAATCTGCTGAGAGAATCAAGGAGGTTCATCAGCGGTGTGGAGAAGGTGAAAATGCTCTCTGGAATGCAGTTTTCTAAAAGGCAGGCTGGAGTTCTTCCAAACTCAGGAAGAAGTGGCATGAGAAGGAAACCATATGGTGCGAGAGTCTTCCGGTAATATGTGGTGTAGAAAATGTATTTAATATCACAATGTAGAATtatagtagagagagagagagagagagagagagagaccttgcTCCTTGAAACGGGTTTTGCCATTTTAGCAGAGGAGATCTACTCCTGAAGCAGCAGAAGGGAAGCAAGAGGTTGTCACCACCATTCTTTAAATGCTTGGAAGGCCATTTTGTAACTTACTTTTGAGTGGCTACTGGGCTTCATAATAAACTCTAATCTTTGGGGCAGCTTTTGCTGccttttgtttcataattagtGAAAGCTGTTTTAGGCTTTGATGGGTCTTTGCTCCTTTTCATTATTACAACTGAAATGGTTAGAAAGATGCTCTTTTGATTGCTTTCCTTGAGTGTTAAGATAACTCTCAACTCCTTTCAGGATCGGATCCTCTCGTTTTGTCCCGGTGCACCCTTATCATCCCCTCTCTGCAACCCTCTTGCTGCAACATCCTAACTAATAAAGGAACAGTATAAGCTTTGAAGGCTCTTCCCATACAGCAATTTCTGCCATTTGGATTGGTGAATTTTTGCATTTCGACTATTGTGATGTCATGGAGAATACTTGAATAGATATCTTGTCAAATTTGGTGGCTTATCTCAGTCACAATCCTCTCTTTGCACTTTTCCTCGATAAGGGTATTTGTTATTCAATCTACATCAAATGGATTTCAATTCTTTTGAACAAATctcaaattattattttgatatgTAGAAGTTGATCTGAAGTAGGTGAATGAAGCTTCCACAGTTTTTAAGTAGGGAAAAAGATCCCTACCTAGTCGTGTGTCCCTACACCACATATATAGGGGTGATGAAAAGACCACCTTATCTCCTTTGTTTGATGCCTATACGCTTCTCCTGGTAGGTCCCCCAACCCTTTTTTAAGTATACCTCATTACCTATATAAAGGCAATCCACCATGATTGCTTTTAGCCAGTTGCAGAAAAGCAAGCGCACTTTCAACTTTGTCTCAACTCCCAACTCTATAATCTCCCCACTAGGGAGTAGAGAATGTGTCAATTTAGTGTCCATTCAAGTGGTGCCCTTTTTATCATGAACAAAGGAGTCCACTGTTTAGTGTAGTTGGTGCAGCTGTGGTGTACAAAAAcaatgctcaccaggaggtctcggtCTTGAGTTCGAGTTCGATTTACTCTAAACCacagaaatcagaatcagaattaGGCTCAGctgattccaatttttgaaCCCTGCTCTGAGTGCTCTCACTGTCTAACAGGAGTCTGTCCATGTGTCCATGAGATGGATTCTTATCTCATCTCATTCTTAAAACCCCAGTTGccattacaattgggttacctTGCTTTACACTCAAAAGATAGtcaaaaaatggatcaaaacaAGCCAGCCTCAAAAGTTCATCTCAGATTCATAGATCTTTTTCTAAGGCTCTCTGTGATACCTCTTAGTATTGCATCCATATGGCTCACTGCAACCAACAAGCAGGACAGCATCATCTACGGAAGGCTAGAATTCAGTAACCTCTCAGGGCTCAAGTAAGCCCTCtctcaaaaattattttttaatgttctCCAGCCTAACTctgttttcttcatttcttattttgtgAAGAAGTGAATATTCATTCTTCCACAGGTACATGGTCTGGATCAATGCCATCTCTGTGGGTTATTCCCTTGTGGCTATTGTTTCTTCATGGTTCAAATGTCTATTAACTAAAGCTTGGTTCTTCCTCTTTTCAGATCAGGTTCCTCTTTGTTACAGACCCATGTGAGATTTTTTACTCTTCCCCTTCCCTTTCTTGGATTCTTTATTTTGGTACTGAGAATTTATTTTGATGGTTGGGTGGATTTGGGCAGGTTCTGAGTTATCTGATGGTCACATCCACAGCTGCTGTGGTAGAGTTACTGTACTTGGTCTATAATGGTGATAAAGATGTCTCATGGAGTGAAGCCTGTAGCTCTTTTGGAAGTTTTTGCAATAGGGTTAAGATGGCTTTGGTTCTCCATGCCATAGCTCTCTTGTGCTTCCTTGGCTTGTCTTTGATCTCAGCTTATAGAGTTTTCAGCAAGTTTGGTCCTCCTTGTGTTACTTCTGAAGAAGTGgaaagagaaacaaattaagtGTTAATGAGTGACTTCTTGTGGAGTAGCTTTCTAATGGTGTTACCTTAGAAATGATGAGGGCTTGCATATATATCATCATTCTTATTGTAAATCTATGAGGATTGTTATCAAGGACTTCTGAAAGGTTAGAATTTGTGCTTAaagattgggattttttttgtcCAGATGTACGTCATCTTACTTATGGGTTTCCCTTGAATATTCTTTGAAGATTCAAGGAAAATTGAGACTTCAACTAAGCAAAAAATCCCATCTCTTGTCCCTGtacaaataacaaaataaagaaatccCTATCTTTCCCCTCTTTTCCCCAAATGGTCACTagattctatccaaaaaaaaaaaagtttttaaattgaaaatagGATTATTTCTATCTGATATAGTCCATCTAGATCAATATCAAATTGGTGTCAGCCTTCATTGATCTCATTTTTTGTATCGAGTTCTCAAACCTTGCTTTAAATACTTAAGCAGCTATCTCTACTCATAACCCGTATTTTGGATTGGACTCTCCAACATGGATTAGTCCATTTCTTTTGTCATTCTCACTAAGTTGTCTGTCAATGTGTAGAGGAAGGTATCCTTATGCCAAAGATACATGCAAAAGGGAATGTTAAAAAGTTGCAAGCTATAATTTTATAGTCCACATTGGTTGTTTAGGTTCTTAGTACCTTCATATACTTAAGGAGCTACTCTTCAACAGGAAAGATCATGTAGATAGTTACCTAGTACAACTGGAATGGATAGCGCAATGGGCACTTAAATAGGCCCCCTAAGGTTTCGGTTTTGAGCCTCAGTTTCACATGTGGGTATCCCCTTGTCTCACCCCGACCCCctttgaaataataataaaataaataaataaaaggaggaAGGTAACCATCTTCCTGGATCGGAGTTTGGAAAAATTGAAGTTTTTTGGCGTTCCACACCATTAATTCCAACGGTGAAGGTGAAGGAATACCTCCTTCATTGAGGGTGAAGAGAAACTGTCTCCAATAAATACTGCATGTATGTGAGGATGTGAAAACCTAACAAAAAAcgtttatcaaaatcgaatcaagcTATTTACATCAAAAGTGGGAAACCGATTAATAaatgattcggttttgattGCAAAATTAGGTCAGTTTAGTTGAACGGtttaaatcaaattgaaccatttaaacaTTTGATAAACCAATTAAAACTGTTAAATCGATTAACATATACATGATAAGTTTAAGtcaattcaatgttaaatttatatacatttcaataaaaatttaaaggtAAAAGAAGcctttttgaataaaaaataaaaaaatcctaagAAACCATTTGtaacgattttgatttcaatatttaaaaccatttgttaaatgattcgatttttaTTTTACCTAAAAATTCTTGCaccaaattaaatcaaatcatttacatcaaaatcaaacctATTAACACCCTTATGCATGCCACTCTAGGTGCACTCACGGCTGCGACACATACAATAGGAGAAAAAATGTGACTTGTGATAATAAATTGCTAAACGGGTGGGGTTCTAGTTTCTACAgtaaactgttttttttttcgatataattcaaaaggaagaaaacctttactcCAACAATGAAATAGAAATACTTCAATTGTTAGAGGTGGGTCTGAAACTTTGAATAACAGTAACTGCTTACTTGGTTGTAATATCTTTAAGCTCAGAATGTTTTGTATCAAACCATGCTTGAAGTTCCTTATTAAGCTTTAGAAATTATTAAAATGGTAGTTAAAAATCCAAATAATTCCAAATGCCACATTACTAAGCATCATGGATCAAAAGTCTGAAACTCTGAAATGAACCAATTAAGTTGAACCATGGAAGCAGAAACCAAGGGAATCTGCTGGTCAAGttccttgtttttttaaatgttcatgTGAAAGGTTTGTTTGTTTAACCCAAAGGGTAGCCGACTTGGCAAGGGATTTTTATCTCGAGaagtgtgtggttctgagttcgactcctcttacctccttaggGTTACTCACATGGGGTATTTggtgctcttcactgtttttagtgaaagttgaatggttttcattcaaccccggtatgtgATTATAGAATCAATATGAAACtgcaggactagtcaggctgaaggctTGAATAACCATtattagctaaaaaaaaaaaagcgaaaaGGTTTGTTCAACCATGGAAGCAGAAAacaaggcaccgtttgacaaagTTTATgctgtttctatgtctagaaacaacagaagcagcttttcacgttttcagaaataaaaatggattttttggtgtttgataaacctttttctcgaaatgttttttgGAAACATAATACCACTAacaaacccaatagtatcatcagatgcccaaaaaggagagagggttcggttgcttctttttaggtttaaatagttgagagatttatcgggcacaacttcttttttcctctcaaatttgtttcgtttctagaaacgatgaaacaagtccgacttgtttcatcaaaatcgtttctagaattgtaaatatgcataaattttgatttatgtttctagaaaggggtgaaatggaacaactttatcaaacgttttttaggttgtttctccgtttctaggaacaagaaaacatagaaatgacagaaacggAACGTTTTTAAACGATGCCCAAGGGAATCTGTTGGTCATGATTGAACAGTGTGGTCCTCCTGAAAAAGAGAATATCTACTTCTATCTATACTATAAAGTAAGGCATGCAGGCTGCAAACACTAAGTactgaatgaaatttttttatttataatagacaTTGAATTAAAGGGCTCTTAATATCAATAAGATTCTTGCAGAGATCAAATGCTATTTCAAAATCACAACCAATTAACAATAGACATTCATCCTTGACAAGAGATTACCTTAAATAagatctttctttccttctttatcATTGATCATCTTGCATGTATTCATGTGTTTCATGTACTGTAATGGGGTAGTATATATTACATCTATCTCATTCATGGGTTCCGCTCTGATGGGAAAACAAAAAACTTTAACCCCATATCCAAGAACTCTCCATCCCCTAGGTAAATATTAATAGTGTGAGAACATACTAAAACACagttttgaagaagaaaatcttattattataattatttttggTACAAGGATAATTCCCTCCATACTCAACTTCTTCTAATGAGACAAGATTTGATCCTTGGGCTCTGCCATCAATAAGTAGGATATGAGCCTTATGCAATGCTTTCTTCTTATTATAGGTCAGTCTTGCATCCTATCTATGCCACTGTTGGTGGAGTTTGCTCCTCACCCTGTGAAACAACGACtggtaaaagaaaaacaatagagaATCACACACACAAAACACAGTAATTTACAGGATTCATTGAAGAGGGGCTATGACATCTATAGCCGAGCGATCAACCAAAGCTTctattattctaatgaagaattACAAAACCCTAACTCCACCTTGTTATAAGATTAACACCCTACATAAAGGGTCGCCTTGCACATTAAAACATagagaaaccctaatccccaaaagtACAAAACTAACCCATTATAGATTGAGATCAGGCTTCACAATAACAACCACACAGAAGATTAAAAGAAGTAAGAAATCACAAGGTGGTTTAACAAGAAATATTGTTGCAGAGAATTTGTTGCCAATGGTATTTATCCTTAAATGTTTTATGCATTGGTACCCTCAAGAAAAGATTACTTTTGATTAAATATATATGCAGAATGTCAAGATCAAAGTCCTTCTGAAGCCTGACCTTAGAACTTTGAACTTCGAAGAGAGAGTTCTTCGAGTTGGAGCTCGGCCATGGATAATCCTTCATCCTCATTTGATAAAAATTGCAGAAAGAAAAATGGTGAAAGCAAGCTAAGTAGAAACTTACATTCACTGTAAGAATTGCCATAAGGATCACATAagttaataaaaaagaagaacttAAGCAAGAAGAAGACAATAATGGAGAACCTGCAGCCTTGGATTGAGTCAGTAGGAGTTGCACCACGTGATATTGGCACGGCTCAATCAAATAACAGAACCCGAAACTTAACAGGAACTGCTTTCCAATTGAACCGGACCAATATCGCGTTAAACCAATCCAATCTGCTAAGAACACTCTCATCTGCTATTCTGAATCCCTCATAGAAATCCATTAATGGATCATCAAACTTAACAAGGAAATGAGGGAACTGTGAAGAAGATAATTGTGAAGGAGGCAGGGAAGGAACAAATGATCCAtaagaatctctctctccctcagtCCCTCTATGAGGAACACAAGGGCAGCTGAGACTGGTggggaagatgatcttgatAAAAGAAGTGCATTGAATTCTACAACAACCAAACAGCAAAGGAGGTTGTGAGTATTAATGGAAAATTGGTACTAAAATGGcatcataaataaggaaaagcTCACAGATGAACTTTGATTCCTCAGTGAGCTTTTAATTTAGAATTTATGAGATATTTATAGAGGAAGGGGGACATATATGTTGGTAACTTTCTTCTCAAATCAGCTTTTTTTCCACGAGGGCCAACTGCCAAGGCAACTACTTCCTTATTGGTCCCAATTGGTCgttctttgccaaaaaaaaaaaaaaaaaaaaaaatgatcggTTGGTCCAGTTTTGGTGTTGAATCGATTTTGATATGGTATTAggcgaaatcgaaaccaaatcatTAAGACAAAGttcagttttaatttggttatgtTCTATTAGGTTGACTTAACAGACTCTTATCGGTTTATTATTGATcctgttttgggttttttacCACCTGATCGTGCATCTCTATACCTGGACATGGGATGTGATGAAAGGGCCACCCTACTCTTGATTGGTTTTCACGTTAGCGTAGTGGCCATATGATTAGGTAGCAATCCCCAACCCTtaaaattaataggaaaatatgttgtttttcatgggaaaaaaGATCGCTACTTGGTTGCACAcctctatgcctagacacaatgGTAGTGAAAAGACCGTTTTGCCCCCTGGTTGGATGCATGTGTGCTTCCTTGATTGTCCCAGCTCCATGCGACCATGTATTGATCTCAAACTTTTCTTTATAGTATTTTTCAATGCTTATTTGCTTTTTATGGTTGATCCCAGTATTGCTGGATTTGCTGCAGTAACCACACAATCAGATAGTGATCTCAAccctttttttatattatttttcaatgtttatttgtttttattaggttttttttttagtttcgaTCAACCGATCCAGTTCTCTATTATTTTTATGGAgtgaaaaccaaaatcaaatcaataaagaTTCAATTCGACCCAATTTGCTGGTCGTTTTTATCCGGTTCAACTGGTTTAGGTTtgcaattgacacccttagtctTCCTCCTTTGCCTAGACACTAATTGTAGTGTATCTGCTGACGTCTACTTTCTTGCTCTCTAAGTAAACTCGAAAAGATTTTAAAAGAATTTAGAAGAGAAGTTCAGAGTGACCCAATGTGGGCCACATTCAAATCCCTTGCAGGGTAATGGACCCACATGCAGCTATCGCATGGGCTTTTACATATGTGGCATTGTGTAGGAGAATTGGATAAATGCAGCTTCATCTAGTCCCTACAAATGAAAATTCATTCTTGATCAAATCCAAGATGATTATTTTAGGAGGGCTTTCTACACAAATCTAGAGATTAATGCAAATATCTATTACATTGTAAACTGAATAGAACTGAAAATTTGTAGCTAGACCATAAGGGTTGTTGTTCACATGTTACGTCTAACTCAACTCATCTTTCGCCCTCATTGTTTCTAGTATTACCAAAAACGTATGATCTATTTTGTAGTCTTTAGAAGTTAACCTAATTTTTTACCAAGACAAATTGTTTAACCTAATTTTTTACCCTCCAAAAAAAGTTTAACCTAATTTTTGTGTGCGAACGTGTGCGTGTACATGTGCATGCGAGCATGTGTGTCAAAAAGTAGATCCAATGCCTAGCGTGTACATGTGCGTACATGTACATGCAACTTCTGCTGGAAGAGCAAACTAGGAGGTCAATGGATCAAAGCTTGTCACATGAGTGTGTGAGATTGTAATTATTGTTTACCCCCTTCTTATCATTCCACTTATGCCTTTGGTGTGCATAAGTAAAGTCCCCTTGAGTAGTTCcttagaaataataataataaaaaaaaaagcgtgtgacaaaaaagaaaatgcacCATACAGGTTTTACatatttagatttaaaaatattaaataaaaacaagcaTAAATTTTGGGGATTAACTCAAAAACTTATTAATGTagtaataaaattttatttctcttttccatCAGATTATGAGAtttgaattaaataaaataggATAGCGTTAAGGAATTTATTCCAAAAGTTAGT from Macadamia integrifolia cultivar HAES 741 chromosome 11, SCU_Mint_v3, whole genome shotgun sequence encodes the following:
- the LOC122094266 gene encoding CASP-like protein 2D1 isoform X1; the encoded protein is MDSYLISFLKPQLPLQLGYLALHSKDSQKMDQNKPASKVHLRFIDLFLRLSVIPLSIASIWLTATNKQDSIIYGRLEFSNLSGLKYMVWINAISVGYSLVAIVSSWFKCLLTKAWFFLFSDQVLSYLMVTSTAAVVELLYLVYNGDKDVSWSEACSSFGSFCNRVKMALVLHAIALLCFLGLSLISAYRVFSKFGPPCVTSEEVERETN
- the LOC122094266 gene encoding CASP-like protein 2D1 isoform X2; amino-acid sequence: MDSYLISFLKPQLPLQLGYLALHSKDSQKMDQNKPASKVHLRFIDLFLRLSVIPLSIASIWLTATNKQDSIIYGRLEFSNLSGLKSGSSLLQTHVLSYLMVTSTAAVVELLYLVYNGDKDVSWSEACSSFGSFCNRVKMALVLHAIALLCFLGLSLISAYRVFSKFGPPCVTSEEVERETN